Proteins co-encoded in one Enterobacter sp. R4-368 genomic window:
- the hemN gene encoding oxygen-independent coproporphyrinogen III oxidase, whose translation MSEQVIDWDLALIQKYNYSGPRYTSYPTALEFSDAYGEDDFRQAVVRYPERPLSLYVHIPFCHKLCYFCGCNKIVTRQQHKADQYLDALEQEIIHRAPLFSGRHVSQLHWGGGTPTYLNKAQISRLMSLLRGHFAFNADAEISIEVDPREIELDVLDHLRSEGFNRLSMGVQDFNKEVQRLVNREQDEAFIFALLNHARDIGFTSTNIDLIYGLPKQTPESFAFTLQRVAALSPDRLSVFNYAHLPTLFAAQRKIKDADLPTAQQKLDILQQTIASLTGSGYQFIGMDHFARPDDELAIAQREGVLHRNFQGYTTQGDSDLLGLGVSAISMIGDSYAQNQKELKHYYQQVDERGNALWRGIALTRDDCIRRDVIKGLICNFRLEFDAVERAWDLNFRDYFAEDLRLLAPLVVDGLVAMNEKGLQVTAKGRLLIRNICMCFDVYLRRKARLQQFSRVI comes from the coding sequence ATGTCTGAGCAAGTCATCGACTGGGACCTGGCCCTGATCCAGAAATATAACTATTCCGGGCCGCGTTACACCTCATATCCTACCGCGCTGGAGTTTTCCGACGCTTACGGCGAAGACGATTTTCGCCAGGCTGTAGTGCGTTATCCTGAGCGACCGCTGTCGCTATATGTGCATATCCCGTTTTGTCACAAGCTGTGCTACTTCTGCGGTTGCAATAAGATTGTCACCCGCCAGCAGCATAAAGCCGATCAGTATCTGGACGCGCTCGAGCAGGAAATTATTCACCGCGCGCCGCTATTTTCAGGTCGCCACGTCAGCCAGTTGCACTGGGGCGGGGGAACACCCACTTACCTGAACAAAGCGCAAATCAGCCGCCTGATGAGCCTGCTGCGTGGTCATTTTGCGTTTAATGCTGATGCGGAAATCTCGATCGAAGTTGATCCGCGCGAAATCGAACTGGATGTGCTCGATCATCTGCGCAGCGAGGGCTTTAATCGCCTGAGCATGGGCGTGCAGGATTTCAACAAAGAGGTTCAGCGTCTGGTTAACCGCGAGCAGGATGAAGCCTTTATCTTCGCGCTGCTCAATCATGCCCGCGATATTGGTTTTACCTCGACCAATATTGACCTGATTTACGGCCTGCCAAAACAGACGCCGGAAAGCTTCGCTTTTACGTTACAACGCGTGGCGGCGCTTAGCCCGGATCGCCTGAGCGTCTTTAACTACGCCCATTTGCCGACATTATTCGCCGCACAGCGCAAAATCAAAGACGCTGATTTGCCGACGGCGCAGCAGAAGCTCGATATTTTGCAGCAGACCATCGCTTCGCTGACCGGCTCCGGTTATCAGTTTATTGGTATGGATCACTTTGCCCGCCCGGACGACGAACTGGCTATTGCTCAGCGAGAAGGTGTATTGCATCGTAATTTCCAGGGCTACACCACGCAGGGCGACAGCGATCTGCTGGGATTGGGCGTTTCTGCCATTAGCATGATCGGCGATAGCTACGCGCAAAACCAAAAAGAGCTGAAACACTATTATCAGCAAGTGGACGAGCGCGGAAATGCGCTATGGCGCGGTATCGCGTTAACCCGTGACGACTGTATTCGCCGTGATGTGATCAAAGGGTTGATTTGCAACTTCCGCCTTGAGTTCGATGCGGTGGAACGTGCCTGGGATCTCAACTTCCGTGACTATTTTGCCGAGGATTTGCGCCTGCTGGCGCCGCTGGTGGTGGACGGGCTGGTGGCAATGAACGAGAAGGGATTGCAAGTCACAGCGAAAGGGCGTTTGCTGATCCGCAATATTTGCATGTGTTTCGATGTTTATCTGCGGCGCAAGGCGCGTTTGCAGCAGTTTTCACGCGTGATTTAA
- the yihA gene encoding ribosome biogenesis GTP-binding protein YihA/YsxC → MTNWNYQQTHFVTSAPDIRHLPADTGIEVAFAGRSNAGKSSALNTLTNQKNLARTSKTPGRTQLINLFEVAEGKRLVDLPGYGYAEVPEEMKLKWQRALGEYLEKRQCLQGLVVLMDIRHPLKDLDQQMILWAVESNLQVLVLLTKADKLASGARKAQLNMVREAVLAFNGEVQVETFSSLKKQGVDKLREKLDGWFNNLPPVEEETGE, encoded by the coding sequence TTGACTAACTGGAATTACCAACAGACGCACTTTGTCACCAGTGCGCCTGATATTCGCCACTTACCCGCTGATACCGGCATTGAAGTGGCTTTTGCTGGCCGCTCCAACGCAGGTAAATCGAGCGCACTTAATACCCTGACTAACCAGAAAAACCTGGCGCGAACCTCGAAAACGCCCGGCCGTACGCAGCTGATCAACTTGTTTGAAGTCGCTGAAGGCAAACGTCTTGTCGACTTGCCGGGTTACGGTTACGCGGAAGTGCCGGAAGAGATGAAACTCAAATGGCAGCGCGCACTGGGCGAATACCTCGAAAAACGCCAGTGCCTGCAAGGCCTGGTGGTGCTGATGGATATTCGCCATCCCCTGAAAGATCTTGATCAGCAGATGATCCTGTGGGCAGTCGAGAGCAATCTGCAAGTGCTGGTGCTGCTGACCAAGGCGGATAAACTGGCCAGCGGTGCGCGGAAAGCGCAGCTGAATATGGTACGTGAAGCTGTGCTTGCTTTTAACGGCGAAGTACAGGTTGAAACCTTCTCGTCGCTGAAAAAACAGGGCGTGGATAAACTACGTGAGAAACTGGATGGCTGGTTCAATAACCTGCCGCCAGTGGAAGAAGAAACGGGCGAGTAA
- the glnA gene encoding glutamate--ammonia ligase — translation MSAEHVLTMLNEHEVKFVDLRFTDTKGKEQHVTIPAHQVNADFFEEGKMFDGSSIGGWKGINESDMVLMPDATTAVIDPFYEESTLIIRCDILEPGTMQGYDRDPRSIAKRAEEYLRSTGLADTVLFGPEPEFFLFDDVRFGSSISGSSVAIDDIEGAWNTSTKYEGGNKGHRPAVKGGYFPVPPVDSSQDLRSTMCLVMEEMGLVVEAHHHEVATAGQNEVATRFNTMTKKADEIQIYKYVVHNVAHRFGKTATFMPKPMFGDNGSGMHCHMSLSKNGTNLFSGDKYAGLSEMALYYIGGVIKHAKAINALSNPTTNSYKRLVPGYEAPVMLAYSARNRSASIRIPVVASPKARRIEVRFPDPAANPYLCFAALLMAGLDGIKNKIHPGEAMDKNLYDLPAEEAKEIPQVAGSLEEALNALDADREFLTAGGVFTDDAIDAYIALRMEENDRVRMTPHPVEFELYYSV, via the coding sequence ATGTCCGCTGAACACGTTTTGACGATGCTGAATGAGCACGAAGTGAAGTTTGTCGATCTGCGCTTCACCGATACCAAAGGTAAAGAACAGCACGTCACTATCCCAGCCCATCAGGTAAACGCCGACTTCTTTGAAGAAGGTAAAATGTTTGATGGTTCTTCGATTGGTGGCTGGAAAGGCATCAACGAATCAGACATGGTGCTGATGCCGGACGCGACTACCGCTGTCATTGACCCGTTCTACGAAGAGTCTACGCTGATCATTCGTTGCGATATCCTCGAACCAGGCACCATGCAGGGCTACGATCGTGACCCGCGCTCCATCGCTAAACGCGCTGAAGAGTACCTGCGCTCCACAGGTCTGGCAGACACCGTTCTGTTTGGGCCAGAGCCGGAATTCTTCCTGTTCGACGACGTACGTTTCGGCAGCTCCATCTCCGGTTCCAGCGTCGCTATCGACGATATCGAAGGCGCATGGAACACCTCCACCAAATACGAAGGTGGTAACAAAGGTCACCGTCCGGCAGTGAAAGGCGGTTACTTCCCGGTTCCGCCGGTTGATTCATCACAGGATCTGCGTTCCACCATGTGTCTGGTGATGGAAGAGATGGGCCTGGTTGTTGAAGCTCACCACCACGAAGTGGCAACGGCTGGTCAGAACGAAGTGGCTACCCGCTTCAACACCATGACCAAAAAAGCGGACGAAATTCAGATTTACAAATATGTGGTGCACAACGTTGCCCACCGCTTCGGCAAAACCGCGACCTTTATGCCGAAACCGATGTTCGGTGATAACGGTTCCGGTATGCACTGCCACATGTCTCTGTCCAAGAACGGCACGAACCTGTTCTCTGGCGACAAATACGCTGGCCTGTCTGAAATGGCGCTGTACTACATTGGCGGCGTAATCAAACACGCAAAAGCTATCAACGCCCTGTCTAACCCGACCACCAACTCTTACAAGCGTCTGGTCCCGGGTTATGAAGCGCCGGTAATGCTGGCTTACTCTGCACGTAACCGTTCTGCTTCTATCCGTATTCCGGTGGTGGCTTCTCCGAAAGCGCGTCGTATCGAAGTTCGCTTCCCGGATCCGGCTGCTAACCCGTACCTGTGCTTCGCAGCGCTGCTGATGGCCGGTCTGGATGGCATTAAAAACAAAATCCACCCGGGCGAAGCGATGGACAAAAACCTGTATGACCTGCCGGCTGAAGAAGCGAAAGAGATCCCGCAGGTTGCAGGCTCTCTGGAAGAAGCGCTCAACGCGCTGGATGCTGACCGCGAGTTCCTGACTGCTGGTGGCGTGTTCACCGACGACGCTATCGATGCTTACATCGCGCTGCGTATGGAAGAGAACGACCGCGTTCGCATGACGCCGCACCCGGTAGAGTTCGAACTGTACTACAGCGTTTAA
- the yihI gene encoding Der GTPase-activating protein YihI: MKKPSTNPRGKVRRKTREELNQEGRDRKREKKHRGNASGSRANGGDGASGSGRGKQQKDPRIGSKKPIPLGVTDTPVNKQHKPKSEKPMLSPQAELEMLETDERLDALLERLEEGETLSADDQAWVDAKLDRIDELMQKLGLSYDDDEEEEEEGKEDMMRLLKGGN, translated from the coding sequence ATGAAAAAACCGTCCACCAATCCGCGCGGTAAAGTACGCCGTAAAACCCGTGAAGAGTTAAATCAGGAAGGCCGCGATCGTAAGCGTGAGAAAAAGCACCGCGGTAATGCTTCAGGCAGCCGTGCGAACGGTGGCGACGGCGCTTCTGGCTCCGGAAGGGGTAAACAGCAAAAAGATCCGCGTATTGGCAGTAAAAAACCGATCCCGCTGGGTGTCACCGACACGCCGGTCAACAAGCAGCACAAACCTAAGAGCGAGAAACCTATGCTTTCACCGCAGGCTGAGCTGGAAATGCTGGAAACGGATGAGCGCCTGGACGCGCTACTGGAACGTCTGGAAGAGGGTGAAACCCTGAGCGCTGACGATCAAGCGTGGGTCGATGCCAAACTGGACCGCATTGATGAGCTGATGCAGAAGCTCGGCCTCTCTTACGATGATGACGAAGAAGAGGAAGAAGAAGGCAAAGAAGATATGATGCGTCTGCTGAAAGGCGGCAACTAA
- the yihX gene encoding glucose-1-phosphatase produces the protein MLYIFDLGNVIVDIDFNRVLGVWSDFSRVPLATLKQNFTMGEPFHQHERGEISDEDFAKALCHEMELPLSYEQFSTGWQAVFVALRKEVVDIMHKLREQGHRVVVLSNTNRLHTTYWPEQYPEIQAAADHIYLSQEMGMRKPEARIYQQVLALEGFSAEDSVFFDDNADNIAGAEHLGITSILVTDKTTIPDYFAKQLC, from the coding sequence ATGCTCTATATCTTTGATTTAGGTAACGTGATTGTCGACATCGACTTCAATCGGGTGCTGGGTGTCTGGAGCGATTTTAGCCGTGTGCCGCTGGCGACCTTAAAGCAGAATTTCACCATGGGCGAGCCGTTTCATCAGCACGAACGAGGGGAAATCAGCGACGAAGATTTCGCTAAAGCGCTGTGTCATGAAATGGAACTACCGCTCAGCTACGAGCAGTTTTCTACCGGCTGGCAGGCCGTGTTTGTCGCGCTGCGCAAAGAGGTCGTCGACATCATGCACAAACTGCGTGAGCAGGGGCATCGGGTCGTCGTGTTATCGAATACTAACCGTCTGCACACCACGTACTGGCCGGAGCAATATCCGGAAATTCAGGCGGCGGCTGACCATATTTATCTTTCCCAGGAAATGGGGATGCGTAAGCCGGAAGCGCGAATTTATCAGCAAGTGCTGGCGCTCGAAGGTTTCTCTGCCGAAGATAGCGTCTTTTTCGACGACAATGCGGATAATATCGCCGGCGCGGAACATCTGGGCATAACCAGTATTCTGGTGACGGATAAAACGACCATCCCGGACTATTTCGCGAAACAGCTATGCTAA
- a CDS encoding YshB family small membrane protein: MLESLINVVTVGVEAGASASHTPQTAIAAVLCAALVGLFS, translated from the coding sequence ATGCTGGAATCATTAATCAATGTGGTCACTGTAGGCGTAGAAGCTGGCGCGTCGGCAAGCCACACACCGCAAACAGCCATCGCGGCTGTTCTGTGTGCCGCGCTGGTTGGGCTGTTTAGCTAA
- the typA gene encoding ribosome-dependent GTPase TypA, with protein sequence MIENLRNIAIIAHVDHGKTTLVDKLLQQSGTFDERAETQERVMDSNDLEKERGITILAKNTAIKWNDYRINIVDTPGHADFGGEVERVMSMVDSVLLVVDAFDGPMPQTRFVTKKAFAHGLKPIVVINKVDRPGARPDWVVDQVFDLFVNLDATDEQLDFPIVYASALNGIAGMDHEDMAEDMTPLYQAIVDHVPAPNVDLDGTFQMQISQLDYNNYVGVIGIGRIKRGKVKPNQQVTIIDSEGKTRNGKVGKVLTHLGLERIDSEIAEAGDIIAITGLGELNISDTICDPQNVEALPALSVDEPTVTMFFNVNTSPFCGKEGKYVTSRQILDRLNKELVHNVALRVEETEDADAFRVSGRGELHLSVLIENMRREGFEMAVSRPKVIFREIDGRKQEPFENVTLDVEEQHQGSVMQALGERKGDLKNMNPDGKGRVRLDYVIPSRGLIGFRSEFMTMTSGTGLLYSTFSHYDDVRPGEVGQRNNGVLISNGQGKAVAFALFGLQDRGKLFLGHGAEVYEGQIIGIHSRSNDLTVNCLTGKKLTNMRASGTDEATVLVPPIKMTLEQALEFIDDDELVEVTPLSIRIRKRHLTENDRKRAMRGAKEE encoded by the coding sequence GTGATCGAAAATCTGCGTAACATCGCCATCATTGCTCACGTTGACCATGGTAAAACGACCCTGGTTGACAAGCTGCTGCAGCAATCCGGTACGTTCGACGAACGTGCTGAAACTCAAGAGCGTGTGATGGACTCCAACGATTTGGAGAAAGAGCGTGGGATTACCATCCTCGCTAAAAACACCGCTATCAAATGGAATGATTACCGTATCAACATCGTTGATACCCCAGGGCACGCCGACTTCGGTGGTGAAGTTGAGCGTGTGATGTCCATGGTCGATTCCGTGCTGCTGGTGGTTGACGCATTTGACGGCCCTATGCCGCAAACGCGTTTCGTGACCAAAAAAGCATTTGCCCATGGCCTGAAACCGATTGTGGTAATCAACAAAGTTGACCGTCCTGGCGCGCGTCCGGACTGGGTTGTCGATCAGGTATTCGACCTGTTCGTTAACCTGGACGCGACCGACGAGCAGCTGGACTTCCCGATCGTTTACGCTTCTGCGCTGAACGGCATCGCGGGTATGGACCACGAAGACATGGCTGAAGACATGACCCCGCTGTACCAGGCGATTGTTGACCATGTACCTGCTCCGAACGTCGATCTCGACGGCACTTTCCAGATGCAGATCTCCCAGCTCGACTACAACAACTATGTTGGTGTAATCGGCATCGGTCGTATCAAGCGCGGTAAAGTAAAACCGAACCAGCAAGTCACTATCATTGATAGCGAAGGCAAAACCCGCAACGGTAAAGTCGGCAAAGTGCTGACCCACCTGGGGCTGGAGCGTATCGATAGTGAGATCGCCGAAGCCGGCGACATCATTGCGATCACCGGTCTGGGCGAGCTGAACATCTCCGACACCATCTGCGATCCGCAGAACGTCGAAGCGCTGCCGGCACTGTCTGTTGATGAACCGACCGTAACCATGTTCTTCAACGTCAACACCTCTCCGTTCTGTGGTAAAGAAGGTAAGTACGTGACTTCACGTCAGATCCTCGACCGCCTGAACAAAGAGCTGGTGCACAACGTTGCGCTGCGCGTTGAAGAGACCGAAGACGCTGACGCATTCCGCGTTTCCGGCCGTGGTGAGCTGCACTTGTCCGTGCTTATTGAGAACATGCGTCGTGAAGGTTTCGAAATGGCGGTTTCCCGTCCGAAAGTTATCTTCCGCGAAATCGATGGCCGCAAACAAGAGCCGTTCGAAAACGTCACGCTGGACGTTGAAGAGCAGCACCAGGGTTCTGTGATGCAGGCGCTGGGCGAGCGTAAAGGCGATCTGAAAAACATGAATCCGGACGGCAAAGGCCGCGTACGTCTCGACTACGTGATCCCAAGCCGTGGTCTGATCGGCTTCCGTTCAGAGTTCATGACCATGACTTCCGGTACCGGTCTGCTGTACTCCACCTTCAGCCACTACGACGATGTTCGTCCGGGTGAAGTGGGCCAGCGTAACAACGGTGTGCTGATCTCCAACGGTCAGGGTAAAGCGGTTGCGTTCGCACTGTTCGGCCTGCAGGATCGCGGTAAGTTGTTCCTCGGTCACGGCGCGGAAGTTTACGAAGGCCAGATCATCGGTATTCACAGCCGTTCTAACGACCTGACGGTAAACTGCCTGACCGGTAAGAAACTGACCAACATGCGTGCGTCTGGTACAGACGAAGCTACGGTTCTGGTTCCGCCGATCAAGATGACCCTGGAGCAAGCTCTGGAATTCATCGATGACGACGAACTGGTAGAAGTGACCCCGCTCTCTATCCGTATTCGTAAACGTCACCTGACGGAAAACGACCGTAAACGCGCAATGCGCGGAGCGAAAGAAGAGTAA
- the glnG gene encoding nitrogen regulation protein NR(I), whose protein sequence is MQRGIVWIVDDDSSIRWVLERALTGAGLSCTTFESANEVLDALTTKTPDVLLSDIRMPGMDGLALLKQIKQRHPMLPVIIMTAHSDLDAAVSAYQQGAFDYLPKPFDIDEAVALVERAISHYQEQQQPRNVQASGPTTDIIGEAPAMQDVFRIIGRLSRSSISVLINGESGTGKELVAHALHRHSPRVKAPFIALNMAAIPKDLIESELFGHEKGAFTGANTIRQGRFEQADGGTLFLDEIGDMPLDVQTRLLRVLADGQFYRVGGYAPVKVDVRIIAATHQNLEQRVQEGKFREDLFHRLNVIRVHLPPLRERREDIPRLARHFLQVAARELGVETKQLHPETETALTRLAWPGNVRQLENTCRWLTVMAAGQEVLIQDLPGELFETSVPDSPSQSLPDSWATLLAQWADRALRSGHQNLLSEAQPEMERTLLTTALRHTQGHKQEAARLLGWGRNTLTRKLKELGME, encoded by the coding sequence ATGCAACGAGGGATAGTCTGGATCGTTGATGACGATAGCTCCATCCGTTGGGTGCTGGAACGCGCGCTCACCGGAGCTGGCTTGAGTTGTACAACGTTTGAAAGTGCCAATGAAGTGCTAGACGCACTCACCACCAAAACCCCGGATGTACTGCTTTCGGATATTCGTATGCCAGGGATGGATGGTCTTGCGTTACTGAAACAGATCAAACAGCGCCATCCGATGCTCCCGGTCATCATTATGACCGCGCATTCCGATCTTGATGCGGCGGTAAGCGCGTATCAGCAAGGGGCATTCGATTATCTGCCTAAACCGTTTGATATCGACGAAGCCGTTGCGCTGGTTGAGCGCGCTATCAGCCATTATCAGGAACAGCAGCAGCCGCGCAATGTGCAGGCCAGCGGCCCGACAACTGACATCATCGGTGAAGCACCGGCGATGCAGGATGTGTTTCGCATAATCGGTCGCCTGTCGCGCTCGTCGATTAGCGTATTGATTAATGGTGAATCGGGGACCGGTAAAGAACTGGTGGCTCATGCGCTGCATCGCCACAGTCCGCGTGTGAAAGCGCCGTTTATCGCCCTCAATATGGCCGCCATTCCGAAGGATTTGATTGAATCGGAACTGTTTGGTCACGAAAAAGGGGCGTTTACCGGTGCGAATACGATTCGTCAGGGACGTTTTGAGCAAGCCGATGGCGGGACACTGTTTCTGGACGAAATAGGCGACATGCCGCTGGATGTGCAGACTCGGTTGCTGCGCGTGCTGGCCGATGGCCAGTTTTATCGCGTTGGCGGCTATGCGCCAGTGAAGGTCGATGTCCGTATTATCGCAGCCACACACCAGAACCTGGAACAGCGCGTGCAGGAGGGCAAATTCCGTGAGGATCTGTTTCACCGCCTGAATGTGATCCGCGTTCATTTGCCGCCGCTGCGTGAACGCCGGGAAGATATTCCGCGTTTAGCACGCCACTTTTTGCAAGTCGCCGCCCGTGAACTGGGCGTGGAAACGAAACAACTGCACCCGGAAACCGAAACCGCGTTAACGCGTCTGGCATGGCCGGGTAACGTCCGCCAGCTGGAAAACACCTGCCGCTGGTTAACGGTTATGGCCGCAGGCCAGGAAGTGTTGATTCAGGATTTGCCAGGCGAGTTGTTCGAAACCAGCGTGCCGGACAGCCCTTCGCAGAGCCTGCCGGACAGTTGGGCAACGCTGCTGGCGCAATGGGCGGATCGCGCATTACGTTCCGGTCATCAAAACCTGCTTTCAGAAGCGCAACCGGAAATGGAGCGTACCTTGCTGACCACGGCGCTACGTCACACGCAGGGCCACAAACAGGAAGCGGCGCGGCTGCTCGGATGGGGTCGTAATACCCTGACGCGTAAGTTGAAAGAACTGGGAATGGAGTAG
- the glnL gene encoding nitrogen regulation protein NR(II) → MASGVLPDAGQILNSLINSILLVDDDLAVHYANPAAQQLLAQSSRKLFGTPLPELLSYFSLNIDLMRESLHAGQGFTDNEVTLVIDGRSHILSLTAQRLPDGLILLEMAPMDNQRRLSQEQLQHAQQVAARDLVRGLAHEIKNPLGGLRGAAQLLSKALPDPALLEYTKVIIEQADRLRNLVDRLLGPQQPGMHVTESIHKVAERVVKLVSMELPENVTLTRDYDPSLPELAHDPDQIEQVLLNIVRNALQALGPEGGEIILRTRTAFQLTLHGVRYRLAARIDVEDNGPGIPSHLQDTLFYPMVSGREGGTGLGLSIARSLIDQHSGKIEFTSWPGHTEFSVFLPIRK, encoded by the coding sequence ATGGCAAGCGGCGTGCTGCCCGATGCTGGGCAGATCCTCAATTCTTTGATCAACAGCATCTTGCTGGTTGATGACGACCTGGCGGTACATTACGCCAACCCTGCGGCACAGCAACTGCTGGCGCAAAGCTCTCGTAAGTTATTCGGCACACCGCTCCCCGAACTGCTGAGTTACTTTTCACTGAACATCGATTTGATGCGGGAAAGTTTGCATGCCGGACAGGGGTTTACCGATAACGAAGTGACCCTCGTGATTGACGGGCGCTCACACATTCTTTCGCTGACGGCGCAGCGTCTGCCGGATGGTTTGATTCTTCTTGAAATGGCGCCGATGGATAACCAGCGCCGTCTCAGCCAGGAGCAGCTCCAGCATGCGCAACAAGTTGCGGCGCGTGATCTGGTACGCGGTCTGGCGCATGAAATTAAAAACCCGCTTGGCGGTTTACGCGGTGCGGCGCAGTTGCTGAGCAAAGCCCTGCCCGATCCAGCGTTACTGGAATACACCAAAGTGATTATCGAGCAGGCTGACCGCTTGCGTAACCTGGTTGATCGCCTGTTAGGGCCGCAACAACCGGGGATGCACGTTACCGAAAGTATTCACAAAGTGGCTGAGCGTGTAGTGAAACTGGTATCGATGGAGCTACCGGAGAATGTCACCTTAACCCGTGATTACGATCCAAGTTTGCCGGAGCTCGCGCACGATCCCGACCAAATCGAACAGGTTTTACTGAATATTGTGCGTAACGCTTTGCAGGCGCTGGGGCCGGAAGGGGGCGAAATTATTCTGCGTACCCGTACGGCCTTCCAGCTAACGCTGCACGGTGTGCGTTATCGCCTCGCGGCGAGAATAGATGTGGAAGATAACGGCCCGGGTATCCCGTCGCACCTGCAGGATACGTTGTTCTATCCGATGGTGAGCGGACGCGAAGGCGGTACCGGGCTGGGGTTATCTATCGCACGCAGTTTGATTGATCAACATTCTGGCAAAATTGAATTTACCAGTTGGCCAGGCCATACCGAATTCTCGGTATTTCTGCCTATTCGGAAGTAG
- the dtd gene encoding D-aminoacyl-tRNA deacylase: MIALIQRVSRASVSVAGEVTGEIGPGLLVLLGVEREDDEQKANRLCERVLGYRIFGDAEGKMNLNVQQAGGSVLVVSQFTLAADTERGMRPGFSRGAAPEKAEALYHYFVERCRSQQMETQTGRFAADMQVSLVNDGPVTFWLQV; the protein is encoded by the coding sequence ATGATTGCATTAATTCAACGTGTTTCCCGCGCGAGCGTTAGCGTGGCGGGTGAGGTGACGGGCGAAATCGGCCCTGGACTTTTGGTGTTGTTGGGCGTCGAAAGGGAAGACGATGAACAAAAAGCGAACCGCCTGTGCGAGCGCGTGCTGGGGTATCGTATTTTTGGCGACGCGGAAGGGAAGATGAATCTTAACGTCCAGCAGGCTGGTGGGAGTGTGCTGGTGGTATCGCAATTTACGCTGGCGGCGGATACAGAACGTGGCATGCGTCCGGGGTTTTCCCGTGGCGCTGCGCCGGAAAAAGCCGAGGCGCTGTACCACTATTTTGTTGAACGTTGCCGCAGCCAGCAAATGGAAACGCAAACCGGGCGATTCGCTGCCGATATGCAGGTTTCGCTGGTCAACGACGGCCCCGTCACGTTCTGGTTGCAAGTATGA
- a CDS encoding virulence factor BrkB family protein has protein sequence MLKNLRHHAKHRTRPLVAWLRLLWRRIDEDHMTTLAGNLAYVSLLSLVPLIAVVFALFAVFPMFSEISVQLRHFVFANFIPTTGDVIQNYIEQFVANSTKMTAVGACGLVVTSLLLMYSIDSALNTIWRSTRVRPHVYSFAVYWMILTLGPLLAGASLAISSYLLSLRWASELDSVIDDVLRIFPLILSWLSFWLLYSIVPTTRVPNRDAIVGAFVAALLFEFGKKIFGLYITMFPSYQLIYGVLAVIPILFLWVYWTWCIVLLGAEITVTLGEYRKLKIAAQQEEADQP, from the coding sequence ATGCTAAAAAATCTGCGGCATCATGCAAAACATCGCACGCGCCCGCTTGTTGCCTGGTTGCGGTTGCTATGGCGGCGCATTGATGAAGACCATATGACGACGCTGGCGGGGAATCTCGCCTACGTCTCTTTGCTTTCGCTGGTGCCGCTGATCGCCGTGGTGTTTGCATTATTCGCTGTTTTTCCTATGTTTTCTGAAATTAGCGTCCAGTTGCGCCACTTCGTGTTTGCCAATTTCATTCCCACCACCGGCGATGTGATTCAGAACTACATTGAGCAGTTTGTGGCGAACTCCACCAAAATGACGGCGGTTGGCGCATGCGGGCTGGTGGTGACATCGCTGCTGCTGATGTACTCCATCGATTCGGCGCTAAACACCATCTGGCGCAGTACGCGTGTACGCCCGCATGTTTATTCATTTGCCGTCTACTGGATGATCCTGACGCTCGGCCCGCTGCTGGCGGGTGCCAGCCTGGCGATAAGCTCCTACTTGCTGTCGCTGCGCTGGGCCAGCGAGCTGGATAGCGTGATTGATGATGTGCTGCGCATATTTCCGCTGATCCTGTCGTGGCTCTCTTTTTGGTTGCTGTACAGCATTGTGCCGACAACCCGCGTGCCGAACCGCGATGCGATTGTCGGCGCGTTTGTCGCCGCACTGCTGTTTGAGTTCGGTAAAAAGATTTTTGGTCTCTACATCACCATGTTTCCGTCTTACCAGCTCATTTATGGTGTGCTGGCTGTCATCCCCATTTTGTTCCTCTGGGTCTACTGGACCTGGTGTATCGTCTTGCTTGGCGCAGAAATAACTGTCACTCTCGGTGAATACCGAAAACTCAAAATAGCCGCACAGCAAGAAGAAGCAGACCAACCATGA